A genomic segment from Blastococcus sp. PRF04-17 encodes:
- a CDS encoding DUF2795 domain-containing protein gives MTESGDQFAGTSARSTKHGPRMDEELEHEIQGMLKAERATRAAEWREVEPVAEGDPHIDADPAGTLVGGVPVGMTEDAVVARAELARWLTREPFPGTRDQLVEAARDHRAPDVVVAELEKLPEGEVFERIGDVTRALGYPTET, from the coding sequence GTGACCGAGTCCGGAGACCAGTTCGCCGGCACGTCCGCCCGCAGCACCAAGCACGGCCCCCGGATGGACGAGGAGCTCGAGCACGAGATCCAGGGGATGCTCAAGGCGGAGCGCGCGACGCGCGCCGCGGAGTGGCGCGAGGTCGAGCCGGTCGCCGAGGGCGACCCGCACATCGACGCCGATCCGGCCGGGACGCTCGTCGGGGGCGTCCCGGTCGGGATGACCGAGGACGCCGTCGTCGCCCGCGCCGAGCTGGCCCGCTGGCTGACCCGCGAGCCCTTCCCCGGAACCCGCGACCAGCTCGTCGAGGCCGCCCGTGACCACCGGGCCCCCGACGTCGTGGTCGCGGAGCTGGAGAAGCTGCCCGAGGGAGAGGTCTTCGAGCGGATCGGCGACGTGACCCGCGCCCTGGGGTACCCGACCGAGACCTGA
- a CDS encoding sensor histidine kinase, with amino-acid sequence MTQAPASPDRGPRVPLRITLVALLVALVAVALAATGVTATSLLKQYLQQQSDDELRDSVMGFARTPGLLQACIAEPEYAQPSPTYVACLAPDDDEPIVLAAPRGPGDEMPEVDDAAIEKLRSGTGPFDVDSSGRDDWRMTSAELPGGYMLVVAAEQRGDANAIGRLVRIEVVVGLIVLTVLGAAGYLLVRNSLRPLVEVERTARAIAEGDLSRRVPVGDERTEVGRLSLALNGMLSRIESAFRAQQASEEEARGSEDRMRRFVADASHELRTPLTSIRGFAELYRQGAVRSDDDVRRLMERIEAEGSRMGLLVEDLLLLARMDQQRPLTFAPVDLAGIAGDAVHDATAVQPDRPIALRLDDSLTDVPVVVGDESALRQVVGNLVTNALTHTPPGTRITVTVAGDDADPDVLLLRVADEGPGMEVADAERAFERFYRADASRTRAAGGTGLGLAIVASLVAAHGGSVHLDTAPGEGAAVTVRLPRSGPQHRAPTGGDAEPAPRP; translated from the coding sequence GTGACGCAGGCGCCGGCCAGCCCCGACCGCGGGCCGCGCGTCCCGCTCCGGATCACCCTGGTCGCGCTCCTGGTCGCGCTGGTCGCGGTCGCGCTCGCGGCGACCGGGGTGACGGCGACCTCGCTGCTCAAGCAGTACCTGCAGCAGCAGAGCGACGACGAGCTGCGCGACAGCGTCATGGGCTTCGCGCGCACCCCGGGACTGCTGCAGGCGTGCATCGCCGAGCCGGAGTACGCCCAGCCGAGCCCCACCTACGTGGCCTGCCTCGCCCCGGACGACGACGAGCCCATCGTCCTCGCCGCACCCCGCGGCCCGGGCGACGAGATGCCCGAGGTCGACGACGCCGCGATCGAGAAGCTGCGCAGCGGCACCGGTCCCTTCGACGTCGACTCCTCGGGCAGGGACGACTGGCGGATGACCTCGGCGGAGCTACCGGGCGGATACATGCTGGTGGTCGCCGCCGAGCAGCGCGGCGACGCGAACGCCATCGGCCGGCTGGTCCGGATCGAGGTCGTCGTGGGCCTGATCGTGCTCACGGTGCTCGGCGCCGCCGGTTACCTGCTGGTCCGCAACAGCCTCCGGCCCCTGGTCGAGGTCGAGCGGACGGCCCGCGCCATCGCGGAGGGCGACCTGTCCCGGCGCGTGCCCGTCGGGGATGAGCGCACCGAGGTCGGCCGGCTCTCCCTCGCCCTCAACGGCATGCTGTCGCGGATCGAGAGCGCCTTCCGTGCGCAGCAGGCCTCCGAGGAGGAGGCGCGCGGCTCGGAGGACCGCATGCGCCGGTTCGTGGCCGACGCCAGCCACGAGCTGCGCACGCCGCTCACCTCGATCCGGGGTTTCGCCGAGCTCTACCGGCAGGGGGCCGTGCGCAGCGACGACGACGTGCGCCGGCTGATGGAGCGCATCGAGGCCGAGGGGTCGCGGATGGGCCTGCTCGTCGAGGACCTGCTCCTGCTGGCCCGCATGGACCAGCAGCGACCACTGACCTTCGCCCCGGTCGACCTCGCCGGCATCGCCGGCGACGCGGTGCACGACGCCACGGCGGTGCAGCCGGACCGGCCGATCGCGCTGCGGCTCGACGACTCGCTGACCGATGTGCCCGTGGTGGTCGGCGACGAGTCCGCTCTGCGCCAGGTGGTCGGCAACCTGGTCACCAACGCCCTGACCCACACACCGCCCGGCACCCGGATCACCGTCACGGTCGCCGGGGACGACGCGGACCCCGACGTCCTGCTGCTGCGCGTCGCCGACGAGGGGCCGGGCATGGAGGTGGCCGACGCGGAGCGGGCGTTCGAGCGCTTCTACCGGGCCGATGCCTCCCGGACGCGCGCCGCCGGGGGCACCGGGCTCGGGCTGGCCATCGTGGCCTCCCTGGTCGCCGCGCACGGCGGTTCCGTCCACCTCGACACCGCCCCCGGCGAGGGGGCGGCGGTGACCGTCCGGCTCCCCCGCTCCGGGCCGCAGCACCGGGCGCCCACCGGGGGCGACGCGGAACCGGCCCCACGGCCCTGA
- a CDS encoding sulfate adenylyltransferase subunit 1, producing MSDPVDLHTPEAEHAHDVALARKDILRIATAGSVDDGKSTLIGRLLYDSKAIFEDQYEAVERASKGDYVDLALLTDGLRAEREQGITIDVAYRYFSTPRRTFILADTPGHVQYTRNMVTGASTADLAIVLVDARKGMLEQSRRHAFLASLLRVPHVVVAVNKMDLVDWSEEVYENIRDEFSAFATKLNVPDLTVVPISALHGDNVVTHSPNTPWYEGTTLLHHLEHVHVASDRNLVDARFPVQYVIRPQSDAFHDYRGYAGTVASGVLRRGDEVQVLPSGLTSTIAGIDGPRGPVEEAFPPMAVTIRLEDDVDVSRGDLICRPANAPTVTQDVDALVCWMADEPLRPRQRLAIKHTTRTVRGMVKDLAYRLDVNTLHRDQDAEELGLNDIGRVRLRVTQPLFVDDYTRNRVTGRFILIDESTNATVGAGMLTPAG from the coding sequence ATGAGCGACCCTGTGGACCTGCACACCCCCGAGGCAGAGCACGCGCACGACGTCGCGCTCGCCCGCAAGGACATCCTCCGCATCGCGACCGCGGGCTCCGTCGACGACGGCAAGAGCACGCTGATCGGCCGGCTGCTCTACGACAGCAAGGCCATCTTCGAGGACCAGTACGAGGCGGTCGAGCGGGCCAGCAAGGGCGACTACGTCGACCTCGCGCTGCTCACCGACGGGCTGCGCGCCGAGCGCGAGCAGGGCATCACGATCGACGTCGCCTACCGGTACTTCTCCACCCCGCGGCGCACCTTCATCCTGGCCGACACCCCCGGGCACGTGCAGTACACGCGCAACATGGTCACCGGCGCCTCCACCGCCGACCTCGCGATCGTGCTCGTCGACGCCCGCAAGGGCATGCTCGAGCAGAGCCGCCGGCACGCCTTCCTCGCCTCGCTGCTGCGGGTGCCGCACGTGGTGGTCGCGGTCAACAAGATGGATCTCGTCGACTGGTCAGAGGAGGTCTACGAGAACATCCGCGACGAGTTCAGCGCGTTCGCCACCAAGCTGAACGTCCCCGATCTCACCGTCGTCCCGATCTCGGCGCTGCACGGCGACAACGTCGTCACCCACTCGCCGAACACCCCGTGGTACGAGGGCACCACCCTGCTGCACCACCTCGAGCACGTGCACGTGGCCAGCGACCGCAACCTGGTCGACGCGCGTTTCCCGGTGCAGTACGTGATCCGGCCGCAGTCGGACGCGTTCCACGACTACCGCGGGTACGCCGGCACCGTGGCCAGCGGGGTGCTGCGGCGCGGCGACGAGGTCCAGGTGCTGCCCAGTGGCCTGACCAGCACGATCGCCGGGATCGACGGCCCCCGCGGGCCGGTCGAGGAGGCCTTCCCGCCGATGGCGGTCACCATCCGGCTCGAGGACGACGTCGACGTCTCCCGCGGCGACCTCATCTGCCGGCCGGCGAACGCACCGACCGTCACCCAGGACGTCGACGCCCTCGTCTGCTGGATGGCCGACGAACCGCTCCGGCCGCGGCAGCGGCTGGCGATCAAGCACACCACCCGGACGGTCCGCGGGATGGTGAAGGACCTGGCCTACCGGCTCGACGTCAACACCCTCCACCGCGACCAGGACGCCGAGGAGCTCGGGCTCAACGACATCGGCCGGGTGCGCCTGCGCGTCACCCAGCCGCTGTTCGTCGACGACTACACGCGCAACCGGGTCACCGGCCGGTTCATCCTCATCGACGAGTCCACGAACGCGACCGTCGGCGCCGGGATGCTCACCCCCGCAGGGTAA
- a CDS encoding cytochrome P450 produces MTTDTVATAPRPVVRAAALRPARTAVRWAVRHGLPAAYLSGGARRGDPLGRLLRDPAVREEPWPLYEELRARGAVVPGSLGPVTTSHAVASEVLRSESFGSALPLDRAPRWMQWAFRFGDQPEATGVAEPPSMLVVDPPDHTRFRRLVSKAFTPRAITAFEPAVQQTADHLLDRLERSTGVVDLVDAYAAQLPVLVIADLLGVPRERREDFLRWGAAAAATLDPGLSFRRYVSAERALRAMNAFLAEHFARLRRHPGDDLVSRLVGLPEEEALTERELHATVLLLLGAGFETTVNLLGNAVVLLDAHRDQWESLIADPPGWDGAVEEVLRHDSPVQLTGRTAGADVVIAGQPVRAGSRMVVLLGAANRDPEVFPDPARFDVTRPNARDHLAFSAGIHYCLGAGLARLEGVIGLRRLSERFPELRVSGRPERRDLRTLRGFERLPVRLR; encoded by the coding sequence GTGACCACGGACACAGTCGCGACCGCGCCCCGTCCCGTCGTCCGGGCGGCGGCCCTGCGCCCGGCGAGGACGGCCGTCCGCTGGGCCGTGCGGCACGGGCTCCCGGCCGCCTACCTCAGCGGCGGGGCCCGGCGGGGCGATCCCCTCGGGCGGTTGCTCAGGGATCCGGCGGTGCGGGAGGAGCCGTGGCCGCTCTACGAGGAGCTGCGGGCCCGCGGAGCGGTTGTCCCCGGCAGCCTCGGTCCGGTGACGACGTCCCACGCCGTCGCCTCCGAGGTGCTGCGGTCGGAGTCGTTCGGGTCCGCCCTCCCGCTGGACCGGGCGCCGCGGTGGATGCAGTGGGCCTTCCGCTTCGGCGACCAGCCGGAGGCCACCGGCGTCGCGGAGCCGCCGTCCATGCTGGTGGTGGACCCGCCGGACCACACCCGCTTCCGGCGTCTGGTGAGCAAGGCCTTCACCCCGAGGGCGATCACGGCCTTCGAGCCGGCCGTCCAGCAGACCGCCGACCACCTGCTCGACCGCCTCGAGCGCTCCACCGGTGTGGTCGACCTCGTCGACGCCTACGCCGCCCAGCTGCCCGTGCTCGTCATCGCCGACCTGCTCGGGGTCCCGCGTGAACGGCGGGAGGACTTCCTGCGGTGGGGTGCCGCCGCCGCGGCCACGCTCGACCCCGGGCTGTCCTTCCGGCGGTACGTGAGCGCCGAGCGGGCGCTGCGCGCCATGAACGCGTTCCTGGCCGAGCACTTCGCCCGTCTGCGCCGCCACCCCGGCGATGACCTGGTCAGCCGGCTGGTCGGCCTCCCCGAGGAGGAGGCGCTCACCGAGCGGGAGCTGCACGCGACGGTCCTGCTGCTGCTCGGGGCCGGCTTCGAGACGACGGTGAACCTGCTCGGCAACGCCGTCGTCCTGCTCGACGCGCACCGCGACCAGTGGGAGTCGCTGATCGCCGACCCGCCGGGCTGGGACGGCGCGGTCGAGGAGGTGCTCCGGCACGACAGCCCTGTCCAGCTGACCGGGCGGACGGCCGGTGCGGACGTCGTCATCGCGGGGCAGCCGGTGCGGGCCGGCTCGCGCATGGTCGTCCTGCTCGGTGCGGCCAACCGTGACCCCGAGGTGTTCCCCGACCCGGCGAGGTTCGACGTGACCCGGCCGAACGCCCGCGACCACCTGGCGTTCTCGGCCGGCATCCACTACTGCCTGGGCGCGGGCCTGGCCCGTCTCGAGGGCGTGATCGGGCTGCGCAGGCTCAGCGAGCGGTTTCCGGAGCTGCGGGTGAGCGGGCGACCCGAACGACGCGACCTGAGGACGCTCCGGGGGTTCGAGCGGCTGCCGGTCAGGCTGCGCTGA
- a CDS encoding inositol monophosphatase family protein: protein MARGEVDAYVHAGGMYQWDSAAPVAVARSAGLTACRLDGSPLVYNAPEPSLPDLVVCRPELAERVLAAVRSSS, encoded by the coding sequence GTGGCCCGCGGCGAGGTCGACGCCTACGTGCACGCCGGTGGCATGTACCAGTGGGACTCCGCCGCGCCGGTGGCCGTCGCCCGGTCCGCCGGGTTGACGGCCTGCCGTCTCGACGGCTCGCCACTGGTCTACAACGCCCCGGAACCATCCCTGCCAGACCTCGTCGTCTGCCGTCCGGAGCTCGCCGAACGGGTGCTGGCTGCGGTGCGCTCTTCGTCATAG
- a CDS encoding ATP-binding protein gives MCTRNASIDLPPIPPSIPVARHVVRELLRAWDAPHDHEDAALLVTELVANVVDHVQGEANLSLELAMADAWLRIAVVDGSAVRPVVQELTEHRPRGRGLQMVRAIADRWGVEDHRGGKRVWFELAPPLG, from the coding sequence GTGTGCACTCGCAACGCGAGCATCGACCTACCGCCGATCCCACCGAGCATCCCGGTCGCCCGGCACGTCGTGCGGGAGCTGCTGCGGGCCTGGGACGCGCCGCACGACCACGAGGACGCCGCTCTGCTGGTGACCGAGCTCGTCGCCAACGTCGTCGACCACGTGCAGGGTGAGGCCAATCTCTCGCTCGAGCTGGCGATGGCCGACGCGTGGCTGCGGATCGCCGTGGTCGACGGCTCGGCGGTGCGCCCCGTGGTCCAGGAGCTCACGGAGCACCGGCCGCGTGGCCGGGGACTGCAGATGGTGCGGGCCATCGCCGACCGCTGGGGAGTGGAGGACCACCGGGGGGGCAAACGGGTCTGGTTCGAGCTCGCGCCGCCCCTCGGGTGA
- the cysD gene encoding sulfate adenylyltransferase subunit CysD, with product MTTLHHRPDYRLSQLETLEAESIHVIREVVAELERPVLLFSGGKDSIVMLELARKAFAPARIPFPVMHVDTGLNFPDVLEFRDKRVAELGVQLIVASVPDAIAKGLVKEEPNGSRNRIQTPVLLDAVEEHGFTALFGGARRDEDKARAKERVFSFRDEFGQWDPKNQRPEIWDLYNGRIHLGESIRVFPLSNWTELDIWQYILRENIAIPPLYLAQEREVVERQGMLYAVNEFIRPKEGEQVRKETVRYRTVGDANLTAAVLSEAATVEDVIAEIAVTRMTERGATRGDDKVSDAAMEDRKKEGYF from the coding sequence GTGACGACGCTGCACCACCGGCCTGACTACCGACTCAGCCAGCTGGAGACGCTGGAGGCCGAATCGATCCACGTCATCCGCGAGGTGGTCGCCGAGCTCGAGCGCCCCGTGCTGCTGTTCTCCGGCGGCAAGGACTCCATCGTGATGCTGGAGCTGGCCCGCAAGGCGTTCGCGCCGGCCCGCATCCCCTTCCCGGTGATGCACGTCGACACCGGGCTGAACTTCCCCGACGTCCTGGAGTTCCGCGACAAGCGCGTGGCCGAGCTCGGCGTGCAGCTGATCGTGGCCTCGGTGCCCGACGCGATCGCCAAGGGCCTGGTCAAGGAGGAGCCCAACGGCTCGCGCAACCGGATCCAGACGCCGGTGTTGCTCGACGCGGTCGAGGAGCACGGCTTCACCGCGCTGTTCGGCGGCGCGCGCCGGGACGAGGACAAGGCGCGGGCCAAGGAGCGGGTCTTCTCCTTCCGCGACGAGTTCGGGCAGTGGGACCCCAAGAACCAGCGCCCGGAGATCTGGGACCTCTACAACGGCCGGATCCACCTGGGCGAGTCGATCCGCGTGTTCCCGTTGTCCAACTGGACCGAGCTCGACATCTGGCAGTACATCCTCCGCGAGAACATCGCGATCCCCCCGCTCTACCTCGCGCAGGAGCGGGAGGTCGTCGAGCGGCAGGGGATGCTCTACGCGGTCAACGAGTTCATCCGCCCGAAGGAAGGCGAGCAGGTCCGCAAGGAGACGGTCCGCTACCGCACCGTCGGTGACGCCAATCTGACCGCCGCCGTGCTCTCGGAGGCCGCCACGGTCGAGGACGTCATCGCCGAGATCGCGGTGACCCGGATGACCGAGCGCGGCGCCACCCGCGGCGACGACAAGGTCAGCGACGCCGCCATGGAGGACCGCAAGAAGGAGGGGTACTTCTGA
- a CDS encoding PaaI family thioesterase, whose product MNDSDVALPDAEPLAAVVDLGTALRELIEVSVTTTVHPAEVRTAADLVRQVTERLAVARRPASQLSALDDPSTGRRVFNPVSGPGNGMAPPLRLRRAEDGLVGEATLGVAYEGPPSYVHGGMSALLMDQVLGDTAAAAGVWGMTVHLELDYRGPLPVGEKLAFRGRVAETTGRKSLIVGTIALAAAPDEPLVEARGLFVLPRQEKLTTIFGGITDASGEHRPPSRATDATAVEDE is encoded by the coding sequence ATGAACGACAGCGACGTGGCCCTCCCGGACGCCGAACCGCTGGCCGCCGTGGTCGACCTCGGGACGGCGCTGCGCGAGCTGATCGAGGTCTCGGTCACGACGACCGTCCACCCGGCCGAGGTGCGGACGGCCGCCGACCTGGTCCGCCAGGTGACCGAGCGGCTGGCCGTGGCGCGCCGACCGGCGTCCCAGCTGTCGGCCCTCGACGACCCGTCCACCGGCCGGCGGGTGTTCAACCCCGTGAGCGGCCCGGGCAACGGGATGGCCCCGCCGCTGCGGCTGCGGCGGGCCGAGGACGGCCTGGTGGGCGAGGCGACGCTCGGCGTGGCCTACGAGGGCCCGCCCAGCTACGTGCACGGCGGGATGAGCGCCCTGCTCATGGACCAGGTGCTGGGGGACACGGCGGCCGCCGCCGGCGTCTGGGGCATGACCGTGCACCTGGAACTGGACTACCGCGGCCCCCTGCCCGTCGGGGAGAAGCTGGCCTTCCGGGGCCGCGTGGCCGAGACCACCGGCCGCAAGTCGCTCATCGTGGGGACCATCGCGCTGGCGGCCGCCCCCGACGAGCCGCTGGTCGAGGCGCGCGGACTGTTCGTCCTGCCCCGCCAGGAGAAGTTGACGACCATCTTCGGCGGCATCACCGACGCCTCCGGCGAACACCGGCCGCCCAGCCGGGCCACCGACGCGACGGCCGTCGAGGACGAGTGA
- a CDS encoding DUF2945 domain-containing protein yields MADDRHQDGPSTGDHVSWKTHGTTTEGTVERKITSDTEASGRTVRASPDEPQYEVTSDKSGRTAVHKPGALTKD; encoded by the coding sequence ATGGCTGACGACCGGCATCAGGACGGCCCCAGCACGGGTGATCACGTCTCCTGGAAGACCCACGGGACCACCACCGAGGGCACCGTCGAACGGAAGATCACCTCCGACACCGAGGCGTCGGGCCGGACGGTCCGCGCCAGCCCGGACGAGCCGCAGTACGAGGTGACGTCGGACAAGAGCGGCCGCACGGCGGTCCACAAGCCCGGCGCGCTGACGAAGGACTGA
- a CDS encoding response regulator transcription factor: MTTAPARPTGGPVAGTSQSHGGHTSTTPEARLLVVDDEPNIRELLSASLRYAGFEVATAADGQQALALADSFRPDLLVLDVMMPGLDGFGVVRRLRQAGRHTPVLFLTAKDAAEDKVSGLTLGGDDYVTKPFSLDEVIARIRAVLRRTAGAQPAAAEAPRLTFADIELDEESHEVIKAGEVISLSPTEFKLLRYLMANAGRVLSKAQILDHVWNYDFNGEANVVESYISYLRRKIDTTEPRLLQTIRGVGYTLRLPRGS, from the coding sequence ATGACGACGGCACCCGCTCGCCCGACCGGAGGACCCGTGGCCGGCACCTCGCAGTCCCATGGTGGGCACACCAGCACGACGCCGGAGGCCCGGCTGCTCGTCGTGGACGACGAGCCCAACATCCGGGAGCTGCTCTCGGCCAGCCTGCGCTACGCGGGATTCGAGGTCGCGACCGCGGCCGACGGCCAGCAGGCGCTCGCGCTCGCCGACTCCTTCCGGCCCGACCTGCTCGTGCTCGACGTGATGATGCCGGGACTGGACGGCTTCGGCGTCGTCCGCCGACTGCGCCAGGCCGGCCGGCACACACCGGTGCTCTTCCTCACGGCCAAGGACGCCGCCGAGGACAAGGTCTCGGGCCTCACGCTCGGCGGCGACGACTACGTCACCAAGCCGTTCAGCCTCGACGAGGTCATCGCTCGGATCCGCGCGGTGCTGCGGCGGACCGCCGGCGCGCAGCCGGCCGCGGCGGAGGCCCCCCGCCTCACCTTCGCCGACATCGAACTGGACGAGGAGAGCCACGAGGTCATCAAGGCCGGCGAGGTGATCAGCCTCTCCCCGACCGAGTTCAAGCTGCTGCGCTACCTCATGGCCAACGCCGGGCGGGTGCTGTCCAAGGCGCAGATCCTCGACCACGTCTGGAACTACGACTTCAACGGCGAGGCCAACGTCGTGGAGTCCTACATCTCCTACCTGCGTCGAAAGATCGACACCACCGAGCCCCGCCTGCTGCAGACCATCCGGGGGGTCGGCTACACGCTGCGGTTGCCGCGGGGGTCGTGA
- a CDS encoding inositol monophosphatase family protein: MTAGDVEVAARAARAAAGALVALRGCGLGGRPLGDAGDAAAQEAIVAVLTAERPDDVVFSEEAVDDRRRLAASRVWIVDPLDGTREYGEEDRHDWAVHVALWSSGELTAAAVALPGLGELLLTDPAPRLPARADGPVRIAVSRSRPPPSPMRSPRRSAPSSCRWGRPATRPSRWPAARSTPTCTPVACTSGTPPRRWPSPGPPG; encoded by the coding sequence GTGACCGCGGGGGACGTGGAGGTCGCCGCCCGCGCTGCACGAGCGGCAGCGGGGGCGCTCGTCGCCCTGCGCGGGTGCGGCCTCGGCGGACGCCCGCTCGGCGACGCGGGTGACGCGGCGGCGCAGGAGGCGATCGTCGCCGTCCTCACCGCGGAGCGGCCGGACGACGTGGTCTTCAGCGAGGAGGCCGTCGACGACCGCCGCCGTCTCGCCGCATCGCGGGTCTGGATCGTCGACCCGCTCGACGGCACGCGGGAGTACGGCGAGGAGGACCGGCACGACTGGGCGGTGCACGTCGCCCTGTGGTCGAGCGGCGAGCTGACGGCGGCCGCCGTGGCCCTGCCGGGGCTCGGCGAGCTGCTGCTCACCGACCCCGCTCCGCGACTGCCGGCGCGAGCGGACGGACCGGTCCGCATCGCGGTGAGCCGGAGCCGGCCCCCGCCGTCGCCGATGCGGTCGCCGCGACGCTCGGCGCCGAGCTCGTGCCGATGGGGTCGGCCGGCTACAAGACCGTCGCGGTGGCCCGCGGCGAGGTCGACGCCTACGTGCACGCCGGTGGCATGTACCAGTGGGACTCCGCCGCGCCGGTGGCCGTCGCCCGGTCCGCCGGGTTGA
- a CDS encoding siderophore-interacting protein has translation MTTPDAGTSEGPSPVDVLTVVSVRDVTPSVRRVVLSGSAAAVAGAGPTVNLLVPRVGDRAPHWPGVARDGRIVWPLGSHGVSLRSYTARRQDPAAGEVEIDFVLHGDGPAAAWATAAEPGALLGVAGAASLGDRAAAHLLLVGDETALPAISRILSAAAPATVGTALLEVAGPEEEQPLTAPAGVDVRWLHRGDALPGEHSLLADAVAALERPATDDLFAWVAGESAAVRAIRADLRGRWGLGRAQHHAIGYWRRGRAMSPAG, from the coding sequence GTGACCACCCCCGATGCCGGCACCTCCGAGGGCCCCAGCCCGGTGGACGTCCTGACCGTCGTCTCCGTTCGCGACGTCACCCCCTCGGTGCGCCGGGTGGTGCTCTCCGGCAGCGCGGCCGCGGTGGCCGGAGCCGGCCCGACCGTCAACCTGCTGGTCCCGCGCGTGGGCGACCGGGCCCCGCACTGGCCCGGGGTGGCCCGCGACGGGCGGATCGTGTGGCCACTGGGCAGCCACGGCGTCAGCCTGCGCAGCTACACCGCCCGCCGCCAGGACCCGGCGGCGGGCGAGGTGGAGATCGACTTCGTGCTGCACGGCGACGGACCCGCCGCGGCCTGGGCGACGGCCGCCGAACCCGGCGCGCTGCTCGGCGTGGCGGGCGCGGCCTCGCTGGGTGACCGTGCCGCGGCCCACCTGCTGCTCGTCGGTGACGAGACGGCCCTGCCCGCGATCAGCCGGATCCTGTCGGCGGCAGCCCCGGCGACCGTCGGGACGGCGCTGCTCGAGGTTGCGGGCCCGGAGGAGGAGCAGCCGCTGACCGCACCCGCGGGGGTGGACGTGCGGTGGCTGCACCGGGGAGACGCGCTCCCGGGCGAGCACTCGCTGCTGGCCGACGCCGTCGCCGCCCTGGAGCGCCCGGCGACCGACGACCTGTTCGCGTGGGTCGCCGGTGAGTCGGCCGCGGTCCGCGCCATCCGGGCCGACCTGCGGGGACGGTGGGGGCTCGGCCGCGCGCAGCACCACGCGATCGGCTACTGGCGGCGCGGTCGGGCCATGTCACCAGCCGGCTGA